In a single window of the Thermoplasma sp. Kam2015 genome:
- a CDS encoding DUF367 family protein has translation MIPIYFIYLKQDDPKKSTMRKLERFGLARRISYGNTGYKLVLTPFTDVRISKMDRPAAERHGICVIEGSWNREETFRHMQFLNARRLPKLLAANPVNYGKLERLSSIEAVAAALYIIGHKDDAFAILSKYNWGMNFIQLNRNPLDEYSEAEPEKIPEIEDAYF, from the coding sequence ATGATCCCCATATATTTCATCTATCTGAAACAGGATGATCCAAAAAAATCTACCATGAGAAAGCTTGAAAGGTTTGGCCTTGCAAGGCGGATATCCTATGGAAACACTGGATACAAGCTTGTGCTCACCCCATTCACAGATGTGCGGATATCGAAGATGGATCGGCCTGCTGCCGAAAGGCATGGTATATGCGTTATAGAGGGATCATGGAACAGGGAAGAAACGTTCCGCCATATGCAGTTCTTGAATGCAAGGAGGCTCCCTAAGTTGCTTGCCGCCAATCCTGTCAACTACGGCAAGCTGGAAAGGCTTTCTTCGATCGAGGCAGTTGCTGCAGCGCTTTACATCATCGGGCATAAAGACGATGCATTCGCCATACTCTCAAAGTACAACTGGGGCATGAACTTCATACAGCTAAACAGGAATCCTCTGGATGAATACAGCGAAGCGGAACCGGAAAAAATTCCAGAGATAGAGGATGCCTATTTCTGA